The following proteins are encoded in a genomic region of Maribacter hydrothermalis:
- a CDS encoding CHRD domain-containing protein, which produces MKFKKTIKLILPIIMGTLLIASCSSDDDGSEPPIVIGELDSTTYQLNSVANPDIDGTAKVIKNDDNTVTVELDLQNTPSGGMHPAHIHFNTAAEGGDIAITLGTVDGSTGMGTITFSTLDDGTSITYEEILNFDGYINVHASADDLGTLVAQGDIGQNELTGTSKVYALGSVAIEDIDGTATFKQRKNGEALATIALNNTPEDGMHPGHIHMNTAAEGGDIAFTFNDVNGATGISNTNVSKLDDGTDFKYEDVLAYDGYINIHVSAEDLATLVAQGDIGQNELTGEAKTYELGSVAVEDIDGTATFEERINGEALATIMLRNTPEDGMHPGHIHMNTAIEGGDIAFTFNPVNGATGISKTNVSTLDDDTEFGYTQVLDYDGYINIHVSADDLATLVAQGDIGQNELTGEAKTYELGSVAIPTISGTATFEERKNGEALATIILEGTPEDGMHPGHIHANSAAESGDILFTFNPVNGTTGISKTNVANLDDESDFGYEEVLTVDGYINIHLSADDLATLVAQGDIGENELTGTSKTYTLATVDVPGISGTATFYERASGNSLAVIELAGTPMDGMHPGHIHANSAEETGPIIFTFNPVNGTTGVSKTHVELLDDETPFNYENVLAVDGYINIHLSADDLATLVAQGDIGANE; this is translated from the coding sequence ATGAAATTTAAAAAAACTATTAAACTAATTTTGCCCATAATCATGGGTACTTTACTCATTGCTTCTTGTAGTAGTGATGATGACGGTTCTGAACCACCAATTGTGATTGGTGAATTAGATTCGACTACGTATCAGCTAAATTCAGTTGCTAACCCAGACATCGATGGTACGGCAAAAGTCATAAAAAATGATGATAACACTGTCACAGTAGAACTTGATTTACAAAATACACCAAGTGGAGGTATGCACCCAGCACACATCCATTTCAATACTGCAGCCGAAGGTGGTGATATTGCAATTACTTTAGGAACCGTAGATGGTTCAACCGGAATGGGAACCATTACATTTTCCACATTAGATGATGGCACAAGTATTACCTATGAAGAAATTTTAAATTTTGATGGGTACATTAATGTACATGCAAGTGCAGATGATTTAGGCACATTAGTGGCACAAGGTGATATTGGCCAAAATGAACTAACCGGTACTTCTAAGGTATATGCTTTAGGTAGTGTTGCAATAGAAGATATTGATGGTACCGCAACCTTTAAACAAAGAAAAAATGGTGAAGCATTAGCAACTATTGCTCTAAATAACACCCCTGAAGACGGAATGCACCCAGGTCATATTCACATGAACACTGCAGCTGAAGGTGGCGATATAGCATTCACGTTCAATGATGTAAATGGAGCAACAGGAATAAGTAATACCAATGTCTCCAAGTTAGATGATGGCACTGACTTTAAATATGAAGATGTCCTAGCTTACGATGGCTATATTAATATACATGTTAGTGCAGAAGATTTAGCAACTTTAGTTGCGCAAGGAGATATAGGACAAAACGAATTAACAGGGGAAGCTAAAACGTACGAACTTGGCTCAGTGGCAGTAGAGGATATTGATGGTACTGCAACGTTTGAAGAGAGAATTAACGGCGAAGCATTAGCTACTATAATGTTAAGAAATACTCCCGAAGATGGTATGCACCCAGGTCACATACATATGAATACTGCTATAGAGGGCGGTGATATTGCTTTTACTTTCAATCCTGTAAATGGAGCTACTGGTATAAGCAAGACAAATGTATCTACGCTTGACGATGATACTGAATTTGGTTACACTCAAGTTTTAGATTACGATGGCTATATTAACATTCATGTTAGTGCAGATGACTTGGCAACTTTAGTTGCACAGGGAGACATAGGACAAAACGAATTGACAGGCGAAGCTAAAACGTATGAGCTTGGTTCGGTTGCAATACCAACTATTTCAGGTACAGCTACCTTTGAGGAAAGAAAAAATGGGGAAGCTTTGGCTACCATAATTTTAGAAGGCACTCCAGAAGACGGTATGCACCCAGGCCACATACACGCTAATAGCGCTGCTGAAAGTGGAGATATACTTTTTACTTTCAATCCGGTTAACGGAACTACCGGCATAAGTAAAACAAATGTTGCGAATTTGGACGATGAATCAGATTTCGGTTATGAAGAAGTATTAACCGTTGACGGTTATATTAATATACATTTAAGCGCAGATGATTTGGCAACGTTAGTAGCCCAAGGTGATATAGGTGAAAATGAACTTACAGGAACCTCTAAAACGTATACTTTAGCAACGGTTGATGTACCTGGTATTAGTGGAACTGCTACTTTTTACGAAAGAGCAAGCGGTAATTCATTAGCGGTTATAGAATTGGCAGGAACTCCAATGGACGGAATGCATCCTGGACATATACATGCTAATAGCGCTGAAGAAACAGGTCCTATTATTTTCACCTTTAACCCTGTAAATGGAACTACTGGTGTTAGTAAAACCCATGTTGAATTATTGGATGACGAAACACCATTCAATTATGAAAATGTTCTTGCGGTAGATGGTTATATAAACATTCATTTGAGCGCAGATGATTTGGCAACCTTAGTTGCACAAGGTGATATTGGTGCCAATGAATAA
- a CDS encoding tRNA1(Val) (adenine(37)-N6)-methyltransferase: MKDTFCFKKFKIDQNRCAMKIGTDGVLLGAWTDISNAESILDIGTGTGVIALMLAQKSCAEVIDAIEIDSDAYEQSVENFESSPWGNRLYCYHAGLDEFIEEVEDLYDVIVCNPPFYTENVASGDLQRDQARQNEFLPFNELLDGVSKLISENGIFSTIIPFKERDGFIQLAAYYKLFPSRCMHVKGNPSAEVKRVLLEFTRQEKECEMLNLTIEKERHVYTVDYINLTKDFYLKM; encoded by the coding sequence TTGAAAGATACTTTTTGCTTTAAAAAATTTAAAATTGACCAGAACCGTTGTGCAATGAAAATAGGAACGGATGGGGTTTTACTTGGCGCTTGGACTGATATCAGTAATGCGGAATCTATATTGGATATTGGGACAGGTACAGGTGTTATTGCTTTAATGCTAGCTCAAAAAAGTTGTGCTGAAGTTATAGACGCCATTGAGATTGATTCAGATGCATACGAACAATCTGTAGAGAATTTTGAGAGTTCTCCATGGGGAAATCGGCTTTATTGCTACCACGCTGGTTTAGATGAGTTTATTGAGGAAGTTGAGGATTTATATGATGTGATAGTTTGTAATCCTCCTTTTTATACCGAAAATGTTGCTTCTGGTGATTTGCAAAGAGATCAGGCAAGACAAAATGAATTTCTACCTTTTAACGAATTATTAGATGGGGTTTCAAAATTGATTTCTGAAAATGGAATCTTTAGCACAATAATACCTTTTAAAGAAAGGGATGGTTTTATACAATTGGCTGCATACTATAAATTGTTTCCGAGTCGTTGTATGCATGTAAAAGGAAACCCTTCAGCTGAAGTGAAAAGGGTACTTTTAGAATTCACTAGGCAGGAAAAAGAATGCGAAATGCTAAATTTAACTATCGAAAAAGAGAGGCATGTCTACACAGTGGACTACATTAATCTAACAAAAGATTTTTATTTAAAAATGTAA
- a CDS encoding acyl-CoA dehydrogenase family protein, which yields MRPDLFEAPDYYNLDDLFSEEHLLVRDAARQWVKRDVSPIIEEYAQRAEFPKQIIGGLSEIGAFGPYIPEEYGGAGLDQISYGLIMQEIERGDSGVRSTASVQSSLVMYPIYTYGTEEQRKKYLPKLATGEWMGSFGLTEPNHGSNPSGMETKYKDMGDHYLLNGAKLWISNSPFCDIAVVWAKNEEGRIHGLIVERGMEGFTTPETHNKWSLRASATGELIFDNVKVPKENLLPNKSGLGAPLGCLDSARYGISWGAIGAAMDCYDTALRYAKERIQFGKPIAATQLQQKKLAEMITEITKAQLLAFRLGQLKNEGKATTAQISMAKRNNVEMAIKIAREARQVLGGMGITGEYSIMRHMMNLESVITYEGTHDIHLLITGADITGMPAFQ from the coding sequence ATGAGACCTGATTTATTTGAAGCACCAGACTATTATAATTTAGATGATTTATTTTCTGAAGAACACTTATTAGTGCGTGATGCTGCGCGACAGTGGGTAAAAAGAGATGTGTCTCCAATTATAGAGGAGTATGCCCAAAGGGCAGAATTTCCTAAGCAAATTATAGGAGGTTTATCTGAAATTGGTGCATTTGGACCCTATATTCCCGAGGAGTATGGTGGAGCGGGGCTAGATCAAATTAGTTACGGACTTATTATGCAAGAAATTGAAAGAGGGGACAGTGGTGTGCGTTCTACGGCATCTGTTCAATCTTCATTGGTTATGTATCCTATTTATACGTATGGCACTGAGGAACAGCGTAAAAAATACTTGCCAAAATTAGCTACAGGGGAATGGATGGGATCATTTGGTTTAACAGAGCCAAACCATGGCTCTAACCCAAGTGGTATGGAAACCAAATACAAGGACATGGGCGACCATTATCTTTTAAATGGTGCTAAACTTTGGATTTCAAACTCTCCATTTTGCGATATTGCCGTGGTATGGGCAAAGAATGAGGAAGGGCGAATACACGGATTAATCGTTGAACGTGGTATGGAAGGTTTTACAACTCCAGAAACACATAATAAATGGTCGTTAAGAGCATCTGCAACCGGAGAGTTAATATTTGATAATGTAAAAGTGCCTAAAGAAAATCTATTGCCAAATAAATCTGGTTTAGGTGCTCCGTTAGGTTGTTTAGATTCTGCTAGATATGGAATTTCTTGGGGTGCCATAGGTGCGGCAATGGACTGTTATGATACTGCTTTACGATATGCAAAAGAACGTATTCAATTTGGAAAGCCAATTGCAGCAACCCAATTACAGCAAAAGAAATTGGCAGAAATGATAACCGAAATTACAAAAGCACAATTATTGGCTTTTAGATTAGGTCAGTTAAAGAATGAAGGTAAAGCGACAACTGCACAAATATCTATGGCTAAAAGAAACAATGTGGAAATGGCCATTAAAATAGCGCGTGAGGCAAGACAGGTTTTAGGTGGTATGGGTATTACTGGTGAATACAGTATTATGAGGCATATGATGAACCTAGAAAGTGTAATTACTTATGAAGGTACTCATGATATTCATTTATTAATTACCGGCGCTGATATTACAGGTATGCCAGCTTTTCAATAA